A section of the Paracoccaceae bacterium genome encodes:
- a CDS encoding DUF1326 domain-containing protein, translated as MVKTREKIASDRIHVQQRIDARMDPRRRREEPTDWAIKGELFLNCSCEVFCPCVVSLGKHKPTEGHCHAWMAIAIDEGHYEGEDMSGLNIGLMVEIPGRMAEGDWRVAAYIDERASQKAYNGLLKILSGTAGGTTGLFTKLVSTIIGAERAPVQIERDGMRRAITVGRKIQGEIEMVMGADRETPVIVKNTKYWMGPDVVVAKGTKSRLRDYGRVWDFDGKSGEVCAIDWSGPGR; from the coding sequence ATGGTTAAGACCCGCGAAAAAATCGCTTCGGACCGCATCCATGTCCAGCAGCGGATTGACGCCCGCATGGACCCGCGCCGCCGCCGCGAGGAACCGACCGACTGGGCCATCAAGGGAGAGTTGTTCCTGAATTGCTCATGCGAGGTGTTCTGCCCCTGCGTCGTCTCATTGGGCAAGCACAAGCCGACCGAGGGGCATTGCCACGCCTGGATGGCCATCGCGATTGATGAAGGGCATTACGAGGGCGAGGATATGTCCGGCCTCAACATCGGCCTGATGGTCGAGATTCCGGGTCGGATGGCCGAAGGCGATTGGCGCGTTGCCGCCTATATCGACGAACGGGCCAGTCAGAAGGCCTATAACGGGTTGCTGAAAATCCTGTCCGGAACGGCAGGCGGCACCACGGGGCTGTTCACCAAGCTGGTCAGCACCATCATCGGCGCCGAACGCGCGCCCGTGCAGATTGAGCGTGACGGGATGCGCCGCGCGATCACAGTGGGTCGCAAAATTCAGGGCGAGATTGAGATGGTCATGGGCGCAGATCGCGAAACCCCGGTGATCGTGAAAAACACGAAATACTGGATGGGTCCCGATGTGGTGGTGGCCAAGGGCACCAAAAGCCGCCTGCGAGACTATGGCCGGGTCTGGGACTTTGACGGCAAGTCGGGCGAGGTTTGCGCCATCGACTGGTCCGGGCCGGGCCGCTGA